ACCTGTTTCACTACAttacatcaacaccaccacattaCTCATTCAACATACCACATCCTCTCGACTACCACTCCACACCCCACATCAACTTCCCTACCACATCACATCTACCACGTATGCCTCCCCTACCACAAGACTTTGCACGTGCCACTACCATCCACATCGCCTCTACATCAGACCTCCTTCTCGTCAGCCTTCTCCACCTCACCAGAACCGTAGAAGAGCAGAGTTTGGCGCCATGATGTTACAGAAAGAGCCGCGCGATATGCAGTTTGATGGTGAATTGATGTTTTTTTCGTGCTCAAGATCTCGAAGAAGTACTCagagcacacacactcacagacacacacaaaaaacaaaaacaaaacactatTGGCTAGTCGGTGTCACGGAATCTGGCGGGGATAACCTTAGGGAGGGACACGCGGACTTGGCATCTGTGCTTGAGTGATGATCTCTGCGCCTCTCtttgtttactagatctaacctGCGGCAAATTCCATGCACGTTAGAATAGGTTAAGAATTAGCTAATGGTCATCATATCAGATCAGTTGTGGTCCCGGGATATGTCTTTGCAACGGCTCCCGCATTTTCTGTTCATTCAGCGTCAATGTTCTCGTGCTTCAACTCTTCAATTCAACTTCAATTCAACTTCAACTCATGTAgtaccatcacccaagcaatgataccatgTCCGCGAGTCCCTCCCTAAAGGATTATCCCCGCCAGGTTTCGTGACACcgactaaagtgtgtgtgtgtgtgtgtgtgtgtgtgtggggggggggggggggggggggtagggggggtttCTGTGTGGTCTGGGTACTTCTTCGAGATCTTGAGCACGAAAAAAACATCAATTCACCATCAAATTGCAGTTATCGTGatatctactatttttttttatagtgtatcAGCATCAATGTGAGTTTCGCGCGGATCTTTGGTAACTAACAACATGGTGCCTGTGATCAAGTTGAAGTTCTATGGCTTTGGACCAACACCTCACCCAACCCTCTTCACCAGCAGCGCCACCACACACTACCCGTCCAGCACGCCCGCCTGGTACGCCTCCTCCAGTGTGTCCAGCAGGCGGGAGGTCATCACATGGTTCTCGCCGCTCAACAACTCGTCGAGCAGCGGCTGGAAGCTCTTCTTGGTGCTGTTCAAGATGGACTCCCTGAACCAGCCGTTGAGGACTAGGGGCACCATGACCTTACCCAGCATCCTCAGCGCCACGGCCTTCAACCCTGAGTTGGGGGAACCTTTCTTGAAGCACTCCGGAGCCTTGCGTGACAGTACGATGGTGTTGGCGAACAGCCCGGCCTGCATATATCCGACTACAGACGTGCGGCGCCACTCCTTCAAGAACTCCGTGAAGTCGTAGCCCACCACAGGTGCTCCCAGGGCGGTGGTGGCGGCCGTGAAGGTGCTGTGGTACCTGAAGTGTAGTGAGCTTGTAAATATTTACCGTATTTagagaacaggagaaaaaagaGCCCGCAACACGCAGCTCCAAATATATAGGCGACAGGAAAAGAAGCCGAACAGTAAGGTTAATTCATTTTGAGGCGTTCCTCTCTTGAGAGGTTCCACGCTGTAGGGATGAGAAAATACAGGTTCTAGAGTTTaccaatgaaagggatgaaataatgaaaatactgcCTGGCATACATTCCAAAATTTTGGTGTTAGGCTATGCTGAAAGATGAGTGAGATCAGAGCCAGCAGTTAGCCGGGCAGCGGCAAACACACTGTAGTACATTCACAGCGCAGCAAGCTAGTAAGGGTAACATGTATGAGCTCTGCCAGTTACTAGATTAACTTACACATCAGCTTTTCAGCAAACGCAAGAATTAGCGTAAACTAACCCAGGTATGAAGCACCCCATGCACGGTTGTTGACAAGTATAATTCAGCAAGCGATGGGTGAGTGGCTCGTGTGTGGGCGAGGCGTTCAGGACGATGCAAGTTcgtgtcccgcccgccgctacaaacaagctagAGGTATTttagccatcgccgagtggcttaatactatccacatgctgtcctgaagaccacccatcaacccgaactctagattctttTTAAAAGAGGATCAGTGATAAACttcggggagcagcatgagctgagcaagatggcgccactataaacacttgcctgcgccataacgggttggggtcgaccaccaggcccccaaAAAGCCTACCGGATCCACAAGCGAAacgtaaatagaaaaagaaactcTAGACGAAGTGTATATGGAACCCTGTAAGTTGTTAACTTAACCTCATTATATTTTTACAATAGCTCCAAAAACTCGTTGTATTTTCTAGCCTAAACTTTTTGAGATCAACAACGTTATATATTAAGATGTGCGAGTTTGGTGTATCACAACTTCATAAGTCATATGTATTACGAAAGTCATCGTTCACTCCGTGTACTAACTGTTTTTGAAAATATACAACTGCATAATAGGAAACTAGAATAAgcgtaacctaaccaaatcagAAAGCAGCACACAATTTATCTATCTACAGCGCAGCAAACCAAGCACTACCGCACCTCTGAAGGACTTCCTGCAGGTGTTGTTGACGTAAGGAGCGAGTAGTGCAGTTGAAGACCAGTTGGTGAAGGTCGAAGATTGGGTTCCCCCAGCGTACAAGACCCCAGTCGATAAGCATTAGGTCCTGCGGTGTCTTAGCCTTCACGCTGGTGCTGGTTGTCTCGTGACTGAACATGAGGTTGTTAGTCCAGTAATCCGCATGCACGAGAGACAGGACGGGGTTCTTGGGGTGGCCCTTCTTCATAGCCTCCAGCATCCTTGCCTTGATATTCTCCTGGTTGTCTCTGAACTTTTCAACGATGGGGGCAAACTCGGGGCGTTGGCTGGCCATCTGCACCACGAAGTCAATCATCACGAACATGAAGCCAGTGAAGAAATTAAACAGCCTCTCATCCGGCAGGAATGAAGGGTAGTGGCTCAGGAAGTTGTTGGTCTTGTGGAAGGCGTGGGAAAGGGCGTGCAGACGTGCCACACGGTCAGTCGCCATGAGCACGTGGGGAAGATCCAGCCCCTCCATCTTGTCCTGTGTGGTGTACctttgagggggaggaggagtggttaCAGTgcgggtggtgagggtggtgctgCCGTGGTGGTAAGGAAGATGGCAGTGTCATAGAGCTGTTTTCAAACCTcatacaggttaggttaggttaagttaatcTTCGTCAACAATAATCTGGTTGATTTGTCTttttgacccgtttttcaaggcgtgtctagtttgttttgttgatttttttgaaCAATTTTTTACGACGGAGTTTGTAATATGTTAACTTAACTGTGAAAATTCAACATTTCTGTgcctttttttttcaaagtaaaggaaggagctcaagggaaaaatataattgaaaaaataagcccgctaatcactgcatCTTTAAAAATGTGTAACGGTTATTGCccaaagctttcgatagagtctggcacaactctttgctttctaaacttccctcctacgggtcctatccttctctctgttcctttatctccattttcctttccggccgtggtgtcccacagggctctctctgtcctatcacccactcttcctgttattcatcaatgatcttctttccatgacaaactgtcctatccactcatacgctgacgactccaatctgctttattcaacttctttcaacgcATTGCAAGACTCTAGactggctgcagaacgcttaacctcagaccttgctatcatttccgattgggtaaaaggaaccttgtgtccttcaatgcctcaaaaccccagtttctccacctatcaactcgacacaatctttcaaacacctatcccctattcttcgacaattctcagctgtcaccttcttcaacactaaacatccttggactatccttagctcaaaatttaaactggaaacttcacatctcctctctcactaaatcagcttcctcgacgttgggcgttctgtatcgtctccgcagttcttcttccccgcacaaatgctttccattgtccgccctcgcatggagtaatATTGGAGTaggcatctcacgtgtggggggggctccactcacacagctctcctggacagagtggagtctaaggctcttcgtctcattagctcccctcctcttatactgacaaccttctacctctaaaattccactgccatgttgcctctctttctgtctcctatcgatattttcatgctgactgctcttctgaacttgctaactgtatgcctcccccgctcccgcggccccgctgcactcgactttctactcgctcatccctatacagtccaaaccccttatgcaagagttaaccagcatctccattctttcatcttcttcactggtaaactctggtacagccttcctttgtctttatttcctcctgcctatgacctgacTTCTTCCAacaagagtgtatcaagacacctctccacccgaaattgacctctcttttggccactctatacttttcgctatatgggagcaacagttagcgttTTTTAttctacatcttctttttgttacccttgagttgcttctgtgttgtaaaaaaaaaaaaaaaggagaggtcaTTTTCGTGTGGAGagatgtctcgatactctcctctcgaaagagttcaagtcgtaggcaggaggaaatacagacggaggGAGACTGCTACAGAGTTTCCCAGAGTaagagatgaaaggatgaagatgctgcttaacccttgcttaagggatttggacagtatagggatgagttaaagtagaaagtcgagtgcagcggggccggggtAGATGGGGATACATGCAGTttggaagttcagaagagcagtcagcatgaatatGTCGATAGAGAACAGAaaaagatgcaacatggcggcggaatttaagagatagaagactgtcagGATGtcaggaggagagttgatgagacgaggagctgtagactctactctgttcaagagagctgtgtgagtgtggagctccccccccccccccccacacacacacacacgtgagatgtatactccatacgagggctaacaaggcccctgtatatgaatatcgtctgggagggagaaaagaactgtcggagacgatacaaaacgtccaacctcgaggaagctgatttagtaagagaggagataccGACTTGGCTTTCAATTGAAATTTTGATTTatagatagaccgaggatgtttagtgtagaagaaggagctgacagctgagtgttatcgaacaGTAAttggggataagtgtttggaaaattgtgtcaagttgacaggtggagaaactgagtttttaaGACGTTGAAGAACACCAAGATCCTGCTGCCCCATTTATAAATGATAGCAaaatctgaggttaagcgttctgcagcctccagtctagtcGTAATTATTATTggaagggtcttctgttgaaagaagttgaataatgcagagtagagtcatcggcgtacgagtggataggacagcttgTTTTGGAAAAATCATTAGGTACcgatcaacagagagagagagagagagtcctgtgggacaccactgttgataggtttaggggaagaacagtgaccgtctaccccagcaaagatagaacggtcggaaaggaaactggagattaaggtgcagagagagggatagaacccgtaggagggtagtctagaaaacaaagatttgtgtCGACAACAAACTACCTCCCGCAAATGAaagtgaaacaaacaaacaaacaaagtagTCACAGAACTGTTCATGAATATTGATACCACGTTTAAAAAATGTGGTGAAAGTCGCGGTGGAGATAATGTATTGTGATGGTGTTATATAGGTGGGGGTGATGATAGtcgtggtgagtgtggtgttttaggtggtgaaggggagggttTAAAGGGTGTGGAGATGAtggaggtggcggtgatgatggcaaGAGGGGAGTTTTGtgcctacatacacacacacacacacacacacacacacacacacacacacacacacacacacacactgacacacacacacacacacacacacacccttcctttaACTATacaacccctccccttcccctgacaacccaaacacaaacacatcgcGCCCAAACACTCACAAACATActccacagatgttgcgccgactaaacgaaactttccaactttccacaaACATACTCACCCCAGTACACTAACatcctgcatcaccaccacgtaTTCGTTGTAGGTGCAGACGCCGTACACGAATTCAGGTACAAGAACTTTATACCTGTCGagcgcctctccctcctcccctttctctttcaacACCTGTTCCTGCCAAGCGTTCAGGTGTGTCATTACGTCCGAGTAGATGAGCAGCTCGTTCAGGTCCATGTTGATATACTTGGCATACTCTTGGTCAAACTCACTACCTGTGTTAAATTTGGCAACCAGATTGTATTCcttggttgaggtggtggtgggggaggaggcagtggttgtggttgtggtggtgtggttgttggtGTCTGATATGGAGTTATTTTCCTgcgttttctcctccttgtttttgcTCTCTtggttcttcctctcctttcctgtctctttatcctcctccttttcgtccctcctcctccctgtcagcTCCACCTCTACCCAAATTTTGAGCAGCTCTGAGGCAACGTTCTCCCCCGGCTTCGTACCTGCGGAGATGAatatgtgagaggaggaggaggaggaggaggaggaggaagatgctgctggagatgagaggaggaggaggaggaggaggaggaggaggaggaggaggagcagcaacaacgaatggagaaaaaaatatatatacaaaaaagtagTTACCTCCAATAATATTAtaaacgaaaaaatgaaaaataagtaggaaagaaggaaaggaaaagaaacagcctCTCGATAAATAAAGCCTTGAAAGAACggcaataaaaacaagaacaagaacaagaacaagaacaagaacacgaaacagggaaaaaaaatgacaatgaagtagaaggaaaaaaaatacgaagatgaagaaatagccgacaagaagaataaggataaaaggaatgtgaaaatggaggaaaaatagaagaataaggaaagtaaagataaagataaaaggagaagaaagaagaggcgaagggaaaagaaaactatCAAAGGAGAAAATCAAAAtcttaaaacaacaaaacaagaaaaagaaaaaaggtgaaaaatagaagaaggaagaaaacagaaaaaaaaccgaATTGCgacaagaagactaagaaaaaaaagaacaaaaaacaaacaaacaaaaaaatcaaatgagaatgtaaattaaaaaaaacaaacaaacacacctcacttccctcctccttcccttccttccctccctccctccctcctctccccttcccttccttccttcctcccctccctccctccccttccttcccttccttccttccttcctccctcctccctcctcccctgtgttTACCTGTCCCCGCTCACCTGCTCTGACGCTGTGGTTAATGACCTTGACCTCAGCCTGGGGGTCACGGCGCCTCTCGTAACAGGTCAACATGTACTGTAGCCACGCCTCGGTGATCTCGGCTCCAAACCTCGGCGTCTGCACCCCTCCTGAcgccatgttgttgttgttgttgttgttgttgtcggtggtggtgggggtggtgtttgGGAAAAATAGTTCGTGAtgtgaaaatggaaaaagaaaagaaaaaaggaaagcgaagataaagataaaaggagaagaaagaagagaggaaggaagaggagaagaagaagagtagagaggagaggataaaaaagagaggaagaaagaggaggagaaggagaaagagaataagtaaaaggaggaaggagaagagtggggaaaggaggggaaagaagggaagttttatttgttgttgttgttgttgttgttattatgtgtctttcctctcgttttcttcttgtcttcctctcctcttggaCGTGGAGGTAGTaactgcttcttttcctcctcccttcttctcctgtcttcttttcttctttttcaatatatatttttggggaactacttttttgtatgtatgtttccttcttttagttgttgcttttcttcttttttttttacttattttcttcttcctcctttttcttggtCCTTTCTCCCGatcgtcttctttttattcctttgtccttttccttgtttacttcattttcctttttatattttctggTGGCTCAtgattcctttattctttccttttctcttcctccttttcttccttccttccttcctttatcctttccctttctcttcctacctttcttttttccttccttccttttattgccttccttccttccttttgttgtcTCCTTCAGTACCTGGGGAAGATAATTAGTGATGAGAAcattgaaagaggaaaagagaagaaatgtgaaaatgaatatgaaagagaagagatgaaaaataagaggcggaaaagacaggaaaagagaagagagagaagtggagaaagaggaatagcaggaaagcgagaaagaaagagatattgACGTAGATTTACCTTGATTttcagaccagagagagagagagagagagagagagagagagagagagagagagagagagagagagagagagagagagagagagagagagagagattgccgtatgtaagatgtaaaaataaatagataaataaagagagagagagagagagagagagagagagagagagagagagagagagagagagagagagagagagagagagagagagagagagagagagagagagagagagagagagagagagagagagatgagagatgagaaatagatagagagagagagagtcatcagtGAGGTCAATCGCTGTCTTTACCcacgcagcagcagtagcaggtaTAGATGACACGAAATATTGAGAAGCGGAAAGCAGGGAAAGATGTCGAGGAAAAGTAGAGTCCCTGGAAGCCTGACTCGGGTGGTGGGAGTTGGTGCATGGTGGTGGCGGAGCAAGGTCTACGAGAGGGCTGAGGCGAGGTGATTTGATGCTCGGAAGTATTAGGCCTACTAGGCGTGGCGACTGGCCAGAACCGCTAGACAGATGTAGCTCTTATAACAGGCGGTGTGGAGGTTGAGATTTTGGGCTAAGGATAgtccaaggatatttagtgttgaagaaagtgacagctgagtgttatcgaagaataggggtaggtgtttggaagattgtgtcgagttgataggcggggaaattgggtttttgaggcattaaagggcacaaggttccttttcccccaatcgaaaatgataacaaggtctgaggttaagcgttctgcagccttcagtcttgagtcatgtacttcctgttgggatggccttctgttgaaagaagttgaataatgcagagtggtgtcatcagcgtatgagtggataggacagtttgatatggaaagaagatcactgatgaataacaagatagtgggtgataggacaaagccctgtggaacaccactgatGATAGGTTTAGgtgaagagcagtgaccgtctaccacaacggagatagaacggccggagaggaaactggagataaaggaacagagagatatatataaatatatatatatagaaagcatatatatatatatatatatatatatatatatatatatatatatatatatatatatatatatatatatatatatatatatatatatatatatatatatatatatatatatatatatatatatatatatatatatatatatatatatatatatatatatatatatatatatatatatatatttatatatatatatatattttgtcctcGGGGGAGGTTGTCCTAGGGGGCTTTGTCTTAAGGGATATTTTTGTCCTCTGTGGCGGTTTGTCCAACATTTTTTCACGTCGGCAGAACCTTGTCATTGCTGCGTGTGAGCCATCAATTCTTTCCTACTTCAGCGAAATAGTATATGCGCCCCTcaactcctgctcttcctccttctcctgtttttttgCCCCAGGCATCGTGGCGGACTGGCTCCTctacccccctctcttcccccctcccacccttgACTTAAAAGCCCTTACGCTGCCTACCTTGCTTGCTTCACTGTTACTTGCGTCATCTTTCTCGTTCTTCCAAgtaataaactactactactactactactactactactactactactactactactactactactactactactactactgctactactactactactactactactactactacatctccGTGTGTCCTTGTATATGTGCTACAAGTAAGGTATATACTCTCCAAATTAACTTGCATGCTGCATCCTGTTTCTTAActcattttttacattattcattcGGGAAACTACTCGCGCTGCGGAGGCATTGGTCATTGCGAGAGCTAGCAGAGACGAAGCAAACCTCACTGTATCCCGAAAATTTTGttctcctgtgaatctaaccccacctaatatcactgtccatgaatttatcaaatctattttttaatgtgacaagtgtattggcactcacatgactgctaagcctgttccactcatctgccactctgttagtaaaccaatttttgcctatgtccctgttgaatctgaatttatccagatCAACCCATTACTGCgtatcctacccggttctcttaccaggagaaccttatgaatatcccccttattaaagcccttcatccatttataaacctcgatcatgtctcctcgcacctttcgcctttctagagaatgcatgtataactgtttgagtctttcctcgtatggaaagtttcttaacccttgaatcatcttagtcatcctcctctgcaccgattctaacaatttgatatccattctatagtaaggtgaccagaactgaaccgcataagcaagatgaggtctaactaatgctaaatatatcttgaagaagaCTTTGGTgcttctattgcttacgctccttgaaataaaacccagtaccctgtttgctcgatttctagcttgaatgcattgtgcccttggacagagatgagagctcactaagacccctaaatccctctcgcacacagacctgcttatgggagtgtcatttaagcattagttatgtgaggggttgttcctacctacactcagaatactgcacttccctacattgaactccatctgccatttatctgcccagtcatacaatctgtttaattCATCGTGGAGAATACtaacgtcctgatccgactcaattactctaccgatcttggtatcatcagcaaacttactaacatcaccactaatacctgtatctaagtcattgatataaatgatgAACAatagtggacctaataccgaaccttgtgggaccccactcgtaacacatccccagtcagatcttttaccattgatttgcagcctttgcttcctattgctaagccacgccttgacccagttcaaaactttaccctctactccgtgagcctgtaatttaagcaacatttgttggtgaggaactttgtcaaacgctttactaaaatcaagataaattacatcataattttcatctctgtctaccgtcccaaatactttattgtagaaggacaagagattggtgaggcatgacctacctttcgtgaacccatgctgcgagtcgtgaattaagctatgtttctctagatgctcccgaatgttcctggctattatggactccagcatcttgcctataactgacgttaagctaattgggcgatagttggaagcagctgacctgtctccctttttgaaaataggcgtcacattagctactttccataggctgggcacgtAACCAGTATTTACCAACAACTTAAAGATCACGTCTTATCACCTTTCTCCACAAgtgcttttatttctttatttatctatctctccataAACACTCGTGCGCGGAGTCAAGGACGCCCACAGTATGACGCGTTGCCTCGGTGTTTCACTCCGTCTCTTATCACAGTTCGCCTCGCTGACTGTGAAATACGGTTACACGAATTCAGCTTCAGGTATCCCCAAATAGCCACACTTCATCGTCCACAGgttccccaaatagccacagttcaccgtccacaagttccccaaatagccacagttcaccgtccacaagttccccaaatagccacagttcaccgtccacaagttccccaaatagccacagttcaccgtccacaagttccccaaatagccacagttcaccgtccacaagttccccaaatagccacagttcaccgtccacaagttccccaaatagccacagttcaccgtccacaagttccccaa
The Eriocheir sinensis breed Jianghai 21 chromosome 60, ASM2467909v1, whole genome shotgun sequence genome window above contains:
- the LOC126985829 gene encoding uncharacterized protein LOC126985829, giving the protein MASGGVQTPRFGAEITEAWLQYMLTCYERRRDPQAEVKVINHSVRAGTKPGENVASELLKIWVEVELTGRRRDEKEEDKETGKERKNQESKNKEEKTQENNSISDTNNHTTTTTTTASSPTTTSTKEYNLVAKFNTGSEFDQEYAKYINMDLNELLIYSDVMTHLNAWQEQVLKEKGEEGEALDRYKVLVPEFVYGVCTYNEYVVVMQDVSVLGYTTQDKMEGLDLPHVLMATDRVARLHALSHAFHKTNNFLSHYPSFLPDERLFNFFTGFMFVMIDFVVQMASQRPEFAPIVEKFRDNQENIKARMLEAMKKGHPKNPVLSLVHADYWTNNLMFSHETTSTSVKAKTPQDLMLIDWGLVRWGNPIFDLHQLVFNCTTRSLRQQHLQEVLQRYHSTFTAATTALGAPVVGYDFTEFLKEWRRTSVVGYMQAGLFANTIVLSRKAPECFKKGSPNSGLKAVALRMLGKVMVPLVLNGWFRESILNSTKKSFQPLLDELLSGENHVMTSRLLDTLEEAYQAGVLDG